Proteins from a genomic interval of Chloroflexota bacterium:
- a CDS encoding beta-propeller domain-containing protein: MRWNSFRKLLSIGLFAAMVIALAVGLTQSGKSQVEGKLQQFSFYDELRDFVKTTPSYPYYYNDEGRGLLGITQWGSEKATSLDSVPDYSQTNIQVEGVDEADIIKTDGEYIYLITDNSLIIVKAYPSEDARILSETELKGSIKGIFINGDRLAVFEEEALDYLDKPDYSYYEKTSIKVYDVSDRESPVLKRDVAVDGLYWGSRMIGDYIYVIATGSINSSDDEVNLPRIYSPQGIVEIPASEIWHSDAPDYSHMFTTIMALNIKEDSQEPAYQTLLLGGASNLYVSLNNIYITFPSQGSGISNFTSDQSPYVNSLEKTAIHRIHMDDGKINYEASGEIPGWVLNQFSMDEYQGYFRVATTTGHAWGGETAEANQVYVLDQQLDIIGQLEDLAQGEQIYSARFIGNRCYLVTFQKIDPLFVIDLKDPFDPKVLGELKITGYSDYLHPYDENHVIGIGKEAIAAEEGDFAWYQGVKISLFDVSDVQNPKVVGQYEIGDRGTDSPVLQDHKAFLFDRSKNLLVIPVSVTEIDAAKYPYGVPPYAYGDYVCQGAYVFNISLEKGLELKGTITHCGDANPVQSWYYYSSPCSIERSLYIGNILYTISDAEVKLNSLGDLSEIKVVDLP, translated from the coding sequence ATGAGGTGGAATAGCTTCAGGAAACTCCTTTCCATAGGCTTGTTCGCTGCTATGGTAATAGCTCTGGCAGTTGGCCTGACCCAATCAGGGAAAAGCCAAGTCGAGGGAAAGCTGCAACAATTTTCCTTCTATGATGAGTTGAGGGATTTTGTAAAGACCACGCCGTCCTATCCCTATTACTACAATGATGAAGGGCGTGGTTTACTAGGTATTACCCAATGGGGCTCCGAAAAGGCAACCTCTCTAGATAGCGTCCCAGATTATTCCCAGACAAACATCCAGGTTGAGGGGGTTGATGAAGCGGACATCATAAAAACCGACGGAGAATACATCTACCTGATTACTGACAACAGTCTTATCATCGTGAAGGCCTATCCCTCTGAAGACGCCCGTATTCTCTCTGAAACAGAACTGAAGGGAAGCATTAAGGGAATATTCATAAACGGTGACAGGCTGGCTGTGTTCGAAGAGGAAGCATTGGATTACCTTGATAAACCAGATTACTCCTACTATGAAAAGACCTCCATCAAAGTCTACGACGTCTCTGATAGAGAAAGTCCTGTCTTGAAGAGGGACGTTGCTGTCGATGGTCTCTATTGGGGCTCAAGAATGATAGGCGACTACATCTATGTGATCGCTACCGGATCGATCAATAGCAGCGACGATGAAGTCAACCTCCCCAGGATTTACTCACCCCAAGGGATTGTCGAAATACCCGCTTCAGAAATATGGCATTCCGACGCTCCAGATTACTCCCACATGTTCACTACTATCATGGCACTGAACATAAAGGAGGATAGCCAGGAGCCTGCATACCAGACGCTCTTGCTCGGAGGCGCCAGCAACCTCTATGTATCCTTGAACAACATTTACATTACCTTTCCGAGTCAGGGGTCGGGAATCAGCAATTTCACTTCTGATCAGAGTCCATATGTCAATAGCCTGGAAAAGACTGCCATCCACAGGATTCATATGGATGACGGCAAGATCAATTACGAGGCCAGCGGCGAGATACCCGGTTGGGTATTGAATCAGTTCTCCATGGACGAGTACCAAGGATACTTCAGAGTGGCCACGACCACGGGACACGCCTGGGGTGGCGAAACAGCAGAAGCAAATCAAGTGTACGTTCTGGATCAGCAACTGGATATCATCGGACAACTGGAGGATCTGGCTCAGGGCGAGCAGATTTATTCAGCCAGGTTCATCGGCAATAGATGCTATCTGGTAACTTTCCAGAAGATTGACCCCCTGTTTGTCATCGATCTGAAAGACCCCTTTGACCCTAAAGTGCTCGGCGAGTTGAAGATAACCGGTTACTCCGACTACCTTCATCCTTACGATGAGAACCATGTAATAGGAATAGGCAAGGAGGCCATAGCTGCAGAAGAAGGAGACTTCGCCTGGTACCAGGGTGTCAAGATATCGCTTTTTGATGTCAGCGATGTTCAGAATCCGAAGGTAGTAGGCCAGTATGAAATCGGCGACAGGGGCACAGATTCACCGGTCTTGCAAGACCACAAAGCCTTCCTGTTTGACAGATCGAAGAACCTGCTGGTGATACCTGTGTCGGTGACTGAGATAGACGCAGCAAAGTATCCCTACGGCGTTCCGCCTTATGCTTACGGAGACTACGTCTGTCAGGGCGCTTACGTCTTCAACATCTCCTTGGAGAAAGGCCTGGAGCTTAAAGGCACGATCACCCACTGCGGTGACGCCAATCCGGTGCAGAGTTGGTATTACTATTCCTCCCCTTGCTCTATCGAAAGATCCCTCTATATAGGCAACATCCTCTATACCATCTCGGACGCCGAAGTAAAACTGAATAGCCTGGGAGATTTGAGTGAGATCAAGGTGGTAGACCTGCCCTGA
- a CDS encoding HAD family hydrolase, which produces MPLDAIICDWNGTIIEYRDEKAVLESIATDLFKASIPLHPLRIARILKARMELESLYRESHREAGFDFVKEMFRVFNEKIINGMPVSFIRHSVDRYAGKPQTQARLDHRILQPIKEAHQAGKTTGIFSAGYRYGIERILTFSGYRECFDFCEADDPKEENNTVVEFRLNIYGNKPRLLQELLRNRHLDARRVAYLGDSADDEGCFEIVGYPVVPFLASEGLKQEFAQKYKAFVPKDEKALSDYFKRV; this is translated from the coding sequence GTGCCCCTTGATGCCATAATATGCGATTGGAATGGAACAATAATCGAGTACCGGGATGAGAAGGCCGTACTGGAGAGTATAGCCACAGACTTGTTCAAGGCCTCTATTCCCCTTCACCCTCTCAGGATAGCCCGTATCCTCAAAGCTAGGATGGAGTTGGAGTCACTATACAGAGAGAGTCATCGTGAAGCTGGCTTTGATTTTGTGAAGGAGATGTTCAGGGTCTTCAATGAGAAGATAATAAATGGCATGCCGGTTTCCTTCATACGCCATTCGGTGGACAGGTATGCCGGCAAGCCACAGACTCAGGCCAGACTCGACCATAGAATCCTGCAACCGATCAAGGAGGCTCACCAGGCAGGAAAGACCACTGGTATCTTTTCTGCTGGCTACAGATATGGCATCGAAAGGATTTTGACATTCTCCGGCTACCGTGAGTGTTTTGATTTCTGTGAAGCCGATGACCCTAAGGAAGAAAATAATACAGTTGTTGAATTCAGGTTGAACATTTACGGGAACAAGCCCAGGCTGCTGCAGGAGTTGCTCAGGAATAGGCATTTGGATGCACGCAGGGTAGCCTATCTTGGTGATAGCGCAGATGATGAGGGGTGTTTTGAGATTGTAGGGTATCCCGTAGTGCCGTTTCTTGCCTCAGAGGGGCTGAAACAAGAATTTGCCCAAAAATACAAAGCCTTCGTCCCTAAGGATGAGAAGGCTTTGTCTGATTACTTCAAGCGTGTCTGA
- a CDS encoding DUF5679 domain-containing protein — protein MPQAYCVKCRKKVEIKGAKQVTLKNKRPATSGTCPSCGTKVFRIGKG, from the coding sequence ATGCCACAGGCTTACTGCGTAAAGTGCCGCAAGAAGGTAGAGATCAAGGGTGCAAAGCAGGTCACTTTGAAGAACAAGCGCCCAGCGACAAGTGGCACGTGCCCGAGCTGCGGGACCAAGGTTTTCAGGATCGGGAAGGGCTAA
- a CDS encoding DUF4416 family protein → MGKTREPQPVKAFVGLLISRLSLLPRVSDLLQEKLGPIDIQSQVWDFNYTNYYEAEMGPELKRLFLAFGALVTPERLIEIKLFTNNLEGVLAEGGRRLVNLDPGYITAAKVVLATTKDYSHRLYLGSGIYGEVTLIFHGEQYQTLPWTYPDYRSKTYSEFFRQLRTKYMAQMATFKD, encoded by the coding sequence ATGGGTAAGACCAGGGAGCCCCAGCCGGTTAAAGCTTTTGTTGGCCTTCTGATATCCCGGCTATCCCTTTTGCCGCGGGTAAGCGATTTGCTTCAAGAGAAGTTGGGGCCCATTGATATCCAGAGTCAGGTATGGGATTTCAATTATACGAATTACTACGAGGCAGAGATGGGGCCTGAACTAAAAAGGCTTTTCCTGGCGTTTGGCGCTCTGGTGACTCCTGAGAGACTTATAGAGATAAAGCTGTTCACTAATAACCTGGAGGGAGTCCTGGCTGAAGGCGGAAGACGTCTGGTGAATCTTGACCCGGGCTATATCACGGCCGCCAAGGTGGTTTTGGCCACTACAAAAGACTACTCACATCGTCTCTATTTGGGCAGTGGTATATACGGGGAAGTCACCCTGATCTTTCATGGGGAGCAATATCAGACACTCCCATGGACCTATCCTGACTACCGTAGCAAGACTTACAGTGAATTCTTCAGGCAACTGCGAACGAAATACATGGCGCAAATGGCAACATTCAAAGACTAA